A genomic segment from Aegilops tauschii subsp. strangulata cultivar AL8/78 chromosome 1, Aet v6.0, whole genome shotgun sequence encodes:
- the LOC109779635 gene encoding vacuolar-sorting protein BRO1-like produces the protein MQFPFRRAPAPATMTMLSLPGKTPQGFAEDTSAAEGDGDLRELLHCRSRLVQTYSDKKGAAATRGDLLREYVRKLDAVAPRFDEAVARHQLCFAWRDAGTIRRRTHTALAAERAVALFALATEQARAAAEEDMREADGIRRACAALCDAAGLLRAAPEGGDHAASCQLRHMSGACMAAFEALMLAQALECYFELAVAGGKPAALCAKVAQQVSLDYDRAHRSMAGPEQHQIDKSWPANAQAKAAYFRSKACLRSARLLRENGDGAGGGVGEAIARLRQGLASLEGAKGALGRAAAPVRDAVKRLRKEMEADLAAAEQDNCRIYYARVPTAAALAELPGLSQQLVRPTAVEKILERGALDKAPPPAAAEEKTS, from the coding sequence ATGCAGTTCCCGTTCCGccgcgcgccggcgccggcgacgaTGACGATGCTGTCGCTCCCGGGCAAGACGCCGCAGGGCTTCGCGGAGGACACCTCGGCCGCGGAGGGGGACGGCGACCTGAGGGAGTTGCTACACTGCCGTAGCCGCCTCGTCCAGACCTACTCGGACAAGAAGGGCGCCGCGGCCACGCGGGGGGACCTTCTCCGCGAGTACGTCCGCaagctcgacgccgtcgccccgcgctTCGACGAGGCGGTCGCACGGCACCAGCTCTGCTTCGCGTGGCGGGACGCCGGGACAATCCGTCGCCGGACGCACACGGCACTGGCCGCCGAGCGGGCGGTGGCCCTGTTCGCGCTGGCCACGGAGCAGGCccgcgcggcggcggaggaggacaTGCGGGAGGCCGACGGGATACGGCGCGCGTGCGCCGCGCTCTGCGACGCGGCGGGCCTGCTGAGGGCGGCGCCGGAGGGGGGAGACCACGCGGCGAGCTGCCAGCTGCGGCATATGTCCGGCGCGTGCATGGCGGCGTTCGAGGCGCTGATGCTCGCGCAGGCGCTTGAGTGCTATTTCGAGCTCGCTGTCGCCGGGGGCAAGCCGGCCGCGCTGTGCGCCAAGGTTGCCCAGCAGGTGAGCCTGGACTACGACCGGGCGCACCGCTCCATGGCGGGGCCCGAGCAGCACCAGATCGACAAGTCGTGGCCGGCGAACGCGCAGGCCAAGGCGGCCTACTTCCGCAGCAAGGCGTGCCTGCGGTCGGCGCGGCTGCTGCGCGAGAACGGTGAcggtgccggcggcggcgtgGGCGAGGCGATCGCGCGGCTGAGGCAGGGGCTGGCATCCCTGGAGGGCGCCAAGGGCGCGCTCgggagggcggcggcgccggTGCGGGACGCGGTGAAGCGGCTCCGGAAGGAGATGGAGGCCGATCTGGCGGCGGCCGAACAGGACAACTGCAGGATCTACTACGCGCGCGTGCCAACCGCGGCCGCGCTGGCCGAGCTGCCCGGACTATCGCAGCAGCTCGTGCGGCCCACCGCCGTGGAAAAGATCCTCGAGCGGGGAGCTCTGGACaaggcgccgccgccggcggcggctGAAGAAAAAACGAGCTAG